In Streptomyces roseifaciens, a single genomic region encodes these proteins:
- a CDS encoding putative quinol monooxygenase: MTQPFALVGTARPKPGRAEELKQLLFSFVEPTRQEPGCLEYHFHEDRNEPGLFVFYEAWRSQADLDAHLALPHMQAFWEQRMDYLETDLDVRFLTMHSPYQPADRAGA; the protein is encoded by the coding sequence GTGACTCAGCCATTCGCACTCGTCGGCACCGCCCGCCCCAAGCCCGGACGCGCCGAGGAGCTCAAGCAGCTTCTGTTCTCGTTCGTCGAGCCGACCCGGCAGGAGCCCGGCTGCCTGGAGTACCACTTCCACGAAGATCGCAACGAGCCCGGCCTCTTCGTCTTCTACGAGGCCTGGCGCTCCCAGGCCGACCTCGACGCCCACCTCGCCCTCCCCCACATGCAAGCCTTCTGGGAGCAGCGCATGGACTACCTGGAGACCGACCTCGACGTCCGCTTCCTCACCATGCACAGCCCCTACCAACCGGCCGACCGCGCTGGGGCATGA
- a CDS encoding ArsR/SmtB family transcription factor: MPDDEGHPSVEEIELGPVLSALADPLRRRVVRELAAEPDGTARTCSSFGLPVSKATVTHHFRALREAGLIRQVDRGNSRMASLRRADIEQRFPGLLGIVAAEPEE; this comes from the coding sequence ATGCCCGACGACGAAGGCCACCCGAGCGTCGAGGAGATCGAGCTCGGCCCGGTACTCTCCGCGCTGGCGGATCCGCTGCGCCGGCGAGTGGTGCGTGAGCTGGCAGCCGAACCCGATGGCACGGCGCGGACGTGCAGCTCCTTCGGACTGCCGGTTTCCAAGGCGACCGTCACGCACCACTTCCGCGCCCTGCGCGAGGCCGGGCTGATCCGGCAGGTCGACCGCGGCAACAGCCGGATGGCCAGCCTGCGCCGGGCCGACATCGAGCAGCGGTTTCCCGGACTGCTGGGCATCGTGGCGGCCGAGCCGGAGGAGTGA
- a CDS encoding PLP-dependent aminotransferase family protein, with amino-acid sequence MTALVRSMLRCRPSMWMSLRWAVTITVCLVLPRGVCVQRGRRVVMPASLHGFGEPKTATGPWVRSGFMPKDWSSAGLDLHIGIGTGTGTAGGRRSGLESALREAVRSGRLRSGTLLPSTRGLAKELGFSRGTVSAAYDQLTEEGYLTVRPGSGTRVADVPAADPSPAAPDAPRRSPRHDLRPGLPDVSAFPVQAWLRACRRVLESAPPQTFGAGDPQGQPRLRSAVADYLGRTRGVLTTPDRVVITSGFHQSVGLLSRVLTERGIGAVAMEDPGHNAYREVVQRAGIATPALTVDAWGARVASLATQDIGAVVVTPSHQYPTGVPLHPDRRQSLCEWARATGGLIVEDDYDGEFRYDRQPVGALQGIAPEHVVYCGTVSKTLGPALRLAWMVLPRHLVGPVVKAKEETDLYTETIGQLVLAELISTHAYERHIRAARLRYRRRRELLLEHLAAFPALTPHGVPAGLHTLVTLPPGGITERRLLADCADRGIALRGLTELHHQTTADTPQGLLIGFAAPSEHGYPIALEALSSVMAEAIR; translated from the coding sequence ATGACCGCCCTTGTACGGTCGATGCTGCGTTGCCGGCCGTCGATGTGGATGTCGCTGAGGTGGGCTGTCACGATCACGGTCTGCCTGGTCCTTCCGAGAGGGGTCTGCGTTCAACGAGGGCGGCGGGTGGTCATGCCCGCGTCCCTCCACGGCTTTGGTGAACCTAAAACGGCGACTGGACCATGGGTAAGATCCGGTTTCATGCCAAAAGATTGGTCCAGTGCGGGGCTCGACCTCCATATCGGCATCGGCACCGGCACCGGCACCGCAGGCGGGCGGCGTTCGGGGCTGGAGTCCGCTCTGCGCGAGGCGGTTCGATCAGGCCGCCTGAGGTCCGGGACTCTCTTGCCGTCCACTCGCGGGCTGGCCAAGGAGCTCGGTTTCTCACGGGGCACCGTAAGCGCTGCCTATGACCAACTGACCGAGGAGGGCTACCTGACGGTGCGCCCCGGTTCGGGCACGCGCGTCGCCGACGTACCGGCTGCCGATCCTTCCCCGGCGGCCCCGGACGCCCCTCGGAGATCCCCGCGTCACGACCTGCGGCCCGGGCTTCCCGATGTGAGCGCCTTCCCCGTCCAGGCCTGGCTCCGTGCGTGCCGCCGCGTACTGGAGTCCGCACCTCCGCAGACTTTCGGTGCCGGGGACCCCCAGGGGCAGCCTCGACTGCGTTCCGCGGTTGCCGACTACCTCGGCCGGACCCGGGGAGTGCTCACCACACCCGACCGAGTCGTGATCACCTCAGGTTTCCACCAATCCGTGGGGCTGCTGAGCCGGGTGCTCACAGAGAGGGGCATCGGTGCCGTCGCCATGGAGGACCCGGGTCACAACGCCTATCGCGAGGTTGTCCAACGAGCCGGAATCGCCACCCCGGCCCTGACCGTCGATGCGTGGGGAGCTCGCGTCGCATCGCTTGCGACGCAGGACATCGGGGCGGTGGTGGTCACTCCGTCGCACCAGTATCCGACCGGGGTGCCGCTGCATCCCGACCGGCGTCAGTCGCTGTGCGAATGGGCACGTGCCACCGGCGGCCTGATCGTGGAGGACGACTACGACGGAGAGTTCCGCTACGACCGTCAGCCTGTCGGGGCCCTCCAGGGCATCGCTCCCGAGCACGTGGTGTACTGCGGCACCGTGTCCAAAACTCTCGGCCCCGCCCTCCGGCTGGCCTGGATGGTCCTGCCACGCCACCTGGTGGGCCCGGTCGTGAAGGCCAAGGAGGAGACCGATCTGTACACCGAGACCATCGGTCAACTCGTCCTCGCCGAACTGATCAGCACGCACGCCTACGAGCGTCACATCCGCGCGGCCCGCCTGCGGTACCGACGCCGCCGCGAACTGCTCCTCGAACACCTGGCCGCATTCCCCGCCCTCACTCCCCACGGTGTCCCGGCCGGACTGCACACCCTCGTCACCCTCCCGCCCGGCGGAATCACCGAACGTCGGCTTCTGGCCGACTGCGCAGACCGAGGCATAGCGCTGAGAGGACTCACCGAACTCCACCACCAGACCACGGCCGACACGCCGCAAGGCCTGCTGATCGGATTCGCCGCGCCCTCCGAGCACGGGTACCCCATCGCCTTGGAGGCCTTGTCCTCGGTCATGGCAGAGGCCATACGTTGA
- a CDS encoding metallophosphoesterase gives MIVTAHLSDIHIDGRQRSIDRTRAVMDYLNALPYDLDAVVVTGDIAEHGSPAEYEQARELLTSRHPVLVSPGNHDERSAFRRFLLGEPASAAPVNQVHRTAGFTIALCDSSIPGKDEGFIEEDTLVWLEDVLTRTPGDMPVLVGFHHPPTLLHSPYIDSLRQFEEHRLARLVERFPNIAGLICGHAHTAAATTFAGKPLVVAPGVVSTLRLPWERYAHPTDHVHLDLPPALAFHVLGGTGRLTTHYRSVSC, from the coding sequence GTGATCGTGACAGCCCACCTCAGCGACATCCACATCGACGGCCGGCAACGCAGCATCGACCGTACAAGGGCGGTCATGGACTACTTGAACGCCCTTCCCTACGATCTCGACGCCGTCGTGGTGACCGGCGACATCGCCGAACACGGATCGCCTGCCGAGTACGAGCAGGCCAGGGAACTGCTGACGTCCCGGCACCCGGTGCTGGTGAGCCCGGGAAACCACGACGAGCGCTCCGCCTTCCGCCGGTTCCTGCTCGGGGAACCCGCCTCGGCGGCCCCCGTCAACCAGGTTCACCGCACGGCCGGCTTCACCATCGCCCTGTGCGACTCCTCGATACCGGGGAAGGACGAAGGGTTCATCGAGGAAGACACCCTGGTCTGGCTGGAGGACGTTCTCACCCGGACACCGGGCGACATGCCCGTTCTCGTCGGCTTTCATCACCCGCCGACCCTGCTGCACAGTCCCTACATCGACAGCCTCCGACAGTTCGAGGAACACCGGCTCGCCCGCCTGGTGGAACGCTTCCCCAATATCGCCGGCCTCATCTGCGGCCACGCCCACACCGCAGCGGCGACCACCTTCGCGGGGAAGCCTCTGGTCGTCGCCCCCGGTGTCGTCTCCACCCTCAGACTCCCCTGGGAGCGCTACGCTCACCCGACGGACCATGTCCACCTCGACCTGCCTCCGGCGCTCGCCTTCCACGTCCTGGGCGGCACAGGGCGGCTGACGACCCACTACCGAAGCGTCTCCTGCTGA
- a CDS encoding glycosyltransferase encodes MVALDTITQYVAVAIAMFTGIYNFSLLALGIVLARRADGSLRGQLRLAHERPVALPTGWGVFVLVPCLNEERVIANTLRCLLDGQPGVRIVVVDDGSDDATARIVHTVGSGRISLVRRTPPAARQGKGAALNAGLRTVREHAGKEGLDTGRVLVCVLDADGRMTPGAVSRVTQRFTDPAVGGAQLAVRIRGRHRWALRLQDLEFWALSALTQFGRIATGTVSIGGNGQFSRLSALDDVGTHPWSDSLTEDLDLGISLAARGWTVTSTTAAFVSQQGLTDPRRLLRQRTRWYHGHMSAISRLPELWARPAVGLPGRVELTGYLLVPYLVTLPASVVQHYAILRALCADGAGMPRLVSGAAWLNVLAWQSLPFTAYLVSALLYWRRIDDLPAWKAVCWSPAVMVCMYLGFAAGWCAVWQIVTGHRHWTKTERAVETPVTSEAPATGQEPGDAPP; translated from the coding sequence GTGGTCGCACTGGACACCATCACCCAGTATGTCGCCGTTGCCATCGCCATGTTCACGGGCATCTACAACTTCTCGCTCCTCGCCCTGGGCATCGTCCTCGCCCGCCGCGCCGACGGTTCCCTGCGCGGACAACTGAGGCTGGCACACGAGCGGCCCGTCGCGCTGCCCACCGGCTGGGGCGTCTTCGTCCTCGTTCCCTGCCTGAACGAGGAACGCGTCATCGCCAACACGCTGCGCTGCCTGCTCGACGGACAGCCGGGCGTGCGCATCGTCGTCGTCGATGACGGCAGTGACGACGCCACCGCCCGCATCGTGCATACCGTCGGCAGTGGCCGCATCAGCCTGGTCCGCAGGACACCGCCCGCCGCCCGGCAGGGCAAAGGCGCCGCCCTCAACGCCGGGCTGCGCACGGTGCGCGAGCACGCCGGGAAGGAGGGCCTGGATACGGGCCGGGTACTGGTATGCGTGCTGGACGCCGACGGCCGGATGACGCCGGGCGCCGTGAGCCGGGTGACGCAACGGTTCACGGACCCGGCGGTGGGCGGGGCCCAGCTGGCGGTGCGCATCCGCGGCAGACATCGCTGGGCGCTGCGGCTGCAGGACCTCGAGTTCTGGGCCCTGAGCGCGCTGACCCAGTTCGGCCGGATCGCCACCGGCACGGTGAGCATAGGCGGCAACGGCCAGTTCAGCCGGCTCTCCGCCCTCGACGACGTCGGGACGCACCCCTGGTCGGACTCCCTGACCGAGGACCTCGACCTGGGCATCAGCCTCGCGGCCCGGGGCTGGACGGTCACCTCCACCACCGCGGCCTTCGTCTCCCAGCAGGGACTGACCGACCCACGCCGCCTGCTGCGTCAGCGCACCCGCTGGTACCACGGACACATGAGCGCCATCAGCCGCCTGCCGGAACTCTGGGCCCGGCCCGCCGTCGGCCTCCCGGGCCGCGTCGAACTCACCGGCTACCTGCTCGTCCCGTACCTCGTCACCCTGCCTGCCTCGGTCGTCCAGCATTACGCGATCCTCCGCGCGTTGTGCGCGGACGGCGCCGGGATGCCCCGCCTCGTGTCCGGCGCGGCGTGGCTGAACGTCCTGGCCTGGCAGTCGCTACCCTTCACCGCCTACCTGGTTTCGGCGTTGCTCTACTGGCGCCGCATCGATGACCTGCCGGCCTGGAAGGCGGTCTGCTGGTCTCCCGCCGTCATGGTGTGCATGTACCTTGGCTTCGCCGCCGGTTGGTGCGCCGTATGGCAGATCGTCACCGGGCACAGACACTGGACCAAGACCGAACGCGCGGTGGAGACGCCCGTCACGAGCGAGGCGCCCGCGACCGGCCAGGAGCCCGGCGACGCCCCACCCTGA
- a CDS encoding tectonin domain-containing protein codes for MRKRHRRTVRTLRLVVLAVVAALMAALPGVGPAAARTGPAVPFAVFGSSIAAARNADGRLEIFGTNPGDAIYHRGQASVVGGVWTGWEQFDGALRAVASETNADGRVELFGVNGAGNIYHRWQTSPGAGWSGWEQFDGNLTSIAAARNADGRLEIFGSNGAGHIYHRWQTSIGGPWSGWQQMDGLLTQVAAETNGDGRLELFGVNSAGNVFHRWQLGRPGGPWSGWEQFDGNLSSIAAARNADGRLEIFGTNSAGNIYHRAQTQIGGGNGWAGWAQMDGGLTQVAAETNADGRVELFGVNSGGWVYHRWQTSIGGPWSNWAQFDGILRG; via the coding sequence ATGAGGAAGAGACACAGACGCACGGTCCGTACGCTCCGCCTGGTGGTCCTTGCCGTGGTGGCGGCGCTGATGGCGGCCTTGCCGGGGGTGGGGCCGGCCGCTGCCCGGACGGGTCCGGCCGTGCCGTTCGCCGTGTTCGGGTCGTCGATCGCCGCGGCGCGGAACGCGGACGGACGCCTGGAGATCTTCGGGACGAACCCCGGGGATGCGATCTACCACCGCGGCCAGGCCAGTGTCGTCGGCGGTGTCTGGACGGGCTGGGAGCAGTTCGACGGGGCCCTGCGCGCCGTGGCGTCCGAGACGAACGCGGACGGGCGCGTCGAGCTGTTCGGCGTCAACGGGGCGGGGAACATCTACCACCGCTGGCAGACGTCGCCCGGGGCCGGATGGTCCGGGTGGGAGCAGTTCGACGGGAACCTGACGTCGATCGCCGCGGCCCGCAACGCCGACGGACGCCTGGAGATCTTCGGCTCCAACGGCGCCGGGCACATCTACCACCGCTGGCAGACCTCCATCGGCGGTCCGTGGTCGGGCTGGCAGCAGATGGACGGCCTGCTGACCCAGGTCGCCGCCGAGACGAACGGCGACGGGCGGCTCGAGCTGTTCGGTGTCAACAGCGCCGGCAACGTCTTCCACCGCTGGCAGCTCGGGCGGCCCGGCGGCCCCTGGTCCGGGTGGGAGCAGTTCGACGGGAACCTTTCGTCGATCGCTGCGGCCCGCAATGCCGACGGACGCCTGGAGATCTTCGGCACGAACAGCGCCGGGAACATCTATCACCGTGCCCAGACCCAGATCGGCGGAGGCAACGGCTGGGCGGGATGGGCGCAGATGGACGGCGGTCTGACCCAGGTGGCCGCGGAGACGAACGCGGACGGGCGCGTCGAGCTGTTCGGGGTGAACAGCGGCGGCTGGGTCTACCACCGCTGGCAGACCTCCATCGGCGGACCCTGGTCGAACTGGGCCCAGTTCGACGGCATCCTCCGGGGCTGA
- a CDS encoding helix-turn-helix domain-containing protein — MPRGERPLDAEGGPLLDFAAKLRRLREQAGSPTYRDLARRAHYSIATLSGAAGGRQLPTLAVTLAYVRACGGDEQEWELTWRRTVAACAAETVGAAPDRTIEAASAPYAGLASFQEADADTFFGRENLTGKLVEHLKKKRLLVLFGASGSGKSSVLRAGVLPKFSGTPALVFTPGPHPLEECAIQLAARARITPGPLYAELAAEPRTLHRVARQTLARSPNPTDGDLIVIVDQFEELFTLCRDAEERDAFVTSLLHAAQTPDSRCRVALAVRSDFYTHCTRLPGLVDALADAHIPVGPMTIDELRAAIVRPAVRAGLTVEGALLAALTAAAHGRPGTLPLLSHALLETWHRRRGNALTLAGFQAAGGFEGALAQTAEAFHSGLSDTQQRIARQLFLRLIALGEGTEDTKRRVPRHELDDTSDTSDTAQVLEQATRARLLTVDGDRIEITHEALISCWPRLGRWLSEDRDQLRLHRALTEATAVWESLHRDPDTLYRGARLATVKDLPKEALTARESAFLDASETAERTEALRVRRRVRRLRRLVTALIVLLVCAVTAVGFAVHSQQTVTAQRNHVLALKAVDTAAALRTRDRSLAAQLALAAHHLESNAATRNGLSSVLSRTLDSHTHALAVTRDGRTLATARDDGSLELWSLADPQRPTRLGAIDDHADSALALAFGPRGDVLAGVGRDREMRLWDVTDPRHPHPLSKTSTGHTDLVFSLDVSPDGSTIATGSYDHTIRLWNVSDPARPRFLNRLTGHSLNVKPVVFSPDGTTLASGSDDRTVRLWDVTDPLHAPAIAVLKDHDDFIDALAYSRDGRTLLSGSDDHTARLWDVTNPRQPRRLGRLDGHTGMVTSVEFTPDGRTVVTAGQDGTVRLWEATDRSHPVERASLSSLSGGLAVVLPLSAPGAIVTLSHDHTIDIWNTDPSWALAHACTHVRTTISRAQWSRHFPGLDYRPPCAGWNRTSPHP, encoded by the coding sequence GTGCCACGTGGAGAGCGCCCGCTGGACGCGGAGGGCGGTCCGCTGCTGGATTTCGCCGCGAAATTGCGGAGGCTACGGGAGCAGGCGGGAAGCCCCACCTACCGGGACCTCGCACGGCGGGCGCACTATTCGATCGCGACGCTCTCCGGCGCCGCGGGGGGACGTCAACTGCCCACCCTGGCCGTCACCCTCGCCTACGTCCGCGCCTGCGGCGGTGACGAGCAGGAATGGGAGCTGACCTGGCGCAGGACGGTGGCTGCATGCGCTGCCGAAACCGTCGGCGCGGCCCCGGACCGGACCATAGAGGCGGCCTCTGCCCCCTATGCCGGCCTGGCCTCTTTCCAGGAAGCCGATGCCGACACGTTCTTCGGCCGTGAGAATCTCACCGGCAAGCTGGTCGAACACCTGAAGAAGAAGCGATTACTTGTTCTGTTCGGAGCTTCGGGGTCGGGAAAGTCCTCGGTACTGCGGGCCGGAGTGCTTCCCAAGTTCTCCGGAACACCCGCCCTGGTTTTCACTCCCGGCCCACATCCATTGGAAGAATGCGCGATCCAATTGGCGGCCCGAGCCCGGATCACTCCGGGCCCCCTGTACGCCGAACTCGCCGCGGAGCCGCGCACGCTGCACCGTGTCGCGCGCCAGACACTGGCCCGCTCGCCGAATCCGACGGACGGCGACCTCATCGTCATCGTGGACCAGTTCGAGGAACTGTTCACCCTCTGCCGTGACGCGGAGGAACGCGACGCCTTCGTCACCTCACTCCTGCACGCCGCACAGACCCCCGACAGCCGCTGCCGCGTCGCCCTCGCCGTACGGTCCGACTTCTACACCCACTGCACCCGGCTCCCCGGCCTCGTCGACGCCCTGGCCGACGCCCACATCCCCGTCGGTCCGATGACCATCGACGAACTGCGAGCAGCGATCGTCCGGCCCGCCGTCCGCGCCGGGCTGACCGTCGAGGGCGCCCTCCTGGCGGCTCTCACGGCTGCCGCCCACGGCCGGCCCGGGACGCTGCCCCTGCTCTCACACGCACTCCTGGAAACCTGGCACCGCCGGCGGGGCAACGCCCTGACCCTCGCCGGGTTCCAGGCAGCGGGCGGCTTCGAGGGCGCCCTCGCGCAGACCGCCGAAGCCTTCCACTCCGGCCTGAGCGACACCCAGCAGCGGATCGCCCGACAGCTGTTCCTGCGGCTCATCGCCCTGGGCGAGGGCACCGAGGACACCAAACGCCGCGTACCGCGCCACGAACTCGACGACACCTCCGACACCTCCGACACCGCGCAAGTCCTCGAACAGGCCACCCGGGCACGCCTGCTGACCGTCGACGGGGATCGCATCGAGATCACCCACGAGGCCCTGATCAGCTGCTGGCCCCGCCTCGGCCGCTGGCTGAGCGAGGACCGGGACCAGCTGCGCCTGCATCGCGCACTCACCGAAGCCACCGCCGTCTGGGAATCCTTGCACCGCGATCCCGACACCCTCTACCGCGGGGCACGCCTGGCCACCGTGAAGGATCTTCCGAAGGAAGCGCTGACCGCCCGGGAGAGTGCCTTCCTCGACGCGAGCGAGACCGCGGAAAGAACGGAGGCACTGCGCGTCCGCCGCCGGGTCCGCCGTCTGCGCCGGCTCGTCACGGCCCTCATCGTCCTGCTCGTCTGCGCCGTGACCGCCGTCGGCTTCGCCGTGCACTCCCAGCAGACCGTCACCGCGCAGCGCAACCACGTACTCGCGCTCAAGGCCGTCGACACCGCGGCTGCGCTGCGCACCCGCGACCGCTCGCTCGCCGCGCAGCTCGCACTGGCCGCGCACCATCTGGAATCGAACGCGGCCACGCGCAACGGCCTGTCCAGCGTGCTTTCGCGCACACTTGACAGTCACACCCACGCGCTGGCCGTCACCCGCGACGGCCGCACGCTCGCCACGGCGCGCGACGACGGCAGTCTCGAGCTGTGGAGCCTTGCCGATCCCCAGCGCCCCACCCGCCTGGGCGCCATCGACGACCACGCCGACAGCGCCTTGGCGCTGGCCTTCGGCCCACGGGGGGACGTTCTGGCCGGCGTCGGCCGGGACCGCGAGATGCGGCTCTGGGATGTGACCGACCCCCGGCACCCGCACCCGCTGTCGAAGACCTCCACCGGCCACACCGACCTCGTCTTCTCCCTGGACGTGAGCCCGGACGGCAGTACGATCGCCACCGGCAGCTACGACCACACCATCCGGCTGTGGAACGTGAGCGACCCGGCCCGCCCCCGCTTCCTGAACCGGCTGACGGGCCACTCCCTGAACGTCAAACCGGTCGTCTTCAGCCCCGACGGCACGACGCTGGCCTCCGGCTCCGACGACCGCACCGTCCGCCTGTGGGACGTGACCGACCCGCTTCACGCGCCAGCCATAGCCGTTCTCAAGGACCACGACGACTTCATCGATGCCCTCGCCTACAGCCGGGACGGTCGCACCCTCCTCTCCGGCAGCGACGACCACACGGCGCGCCTGTGGGACGTGACCAATCCGCGACAGCCCCGACGGCTGGGCCGCCTCGACGGCCATACCGGCATGGTCACCAGCGTGGAGTTCACCCCCGACGGCCGTACGGTCGTCACGGCCGGCCAGGACGGGACCGTACGCCTCTGGGAAGCGACCGACCGCTCCCACCCCGTCGAACGGGCCTCGCTGAGCAGCCTCTCGGGAGGACTCGCGGTCGTACTCCCTCTCTCGGCGCCCGGCGCGATCGTCACACTCAGCCACGATCACACGATCGACATCTGGAACACCGATCCGTCCTGGGCACTGGCCCACGCCTGCACGCACGTCCGCACCACCATCAGCCGCGCCCAGTGGTCCCGCCACTTCCCCGGCCTGGACTACCGTCCGCCCTGCGCCGGCTGGAACCGGACAAGTCCACACCCTTGA
- a CDS encoding TetR/AcrR family transcriptional regulator: MQTVEGGLREQHKARRRNRILEATRELLRDSPESVISTERIAERAEVAPATVYNLIGSRDKIWEALADGFMDELERRLAAMGAGDPREVVRSTVRLFVDDPVVSRRMVREWEESGLVLDRSPLTQLRRTMADARTQGLLRADIDTDALAAVVGTACVGALHQWVVGLIDDDRFLARALFALDVALAAAAADPHRGQLLAPLRMRGAV, from the coding sequence ATGCAGACGGTCGAAGGCGGGCTGCGTGAGCAGCACAAAGCCCGGCGACGGAACCGGATCCTCGAGGCGACGCGCGAACTCCTGCGGGACAGCCCGGAATCGGTGATCAGTACCGAGCGGATCGCCGAGCGGGCGGAGGTCGCCCCGGCCACCGTGTACAACCTGATCGGATCGCGCGACAAGATCTGGGAGGCGCTCGCCGACGGGTTCATGGACGAACTCGAGCGCCGTCTGGCGGCGATGGGAGCCGGTGACCCGCGGGAGGTCGTCAGGTCGACCGTGCGCCTGTTCGTGGACGACCCGGTCGTGTCGCGTCGCATGGTGCGCGAGTGGGAGGAAAGCGGCCTCGTACTCGACCGCAGTCCGCTCACCCAGCTCCGCCGGACGATGGCGGATGCGCGGACACAGGGCCTCCTGCGCGCCGACATCGACACTGACGCGCTGGCCGCCGTTGTCGGCACCGCGTGCGTAGGCGCGCTGCATCAGTGGGTCGTCGGCCTGATCGACGACGACCGGTTCCTCGCGCGCGCCCTGTTCGCGCTGGACGTCGCGCTCGCCGCGGCGGCTGCCGATCCCCACCGCGGCCAGCTGCTGGCGCCGCTGCGCATGCGAGGCGCGGTATGA
- a CDS encoding alpha/beta fold hydrolase: protein MTAGALPRPRSFVGRGGILLAADEWGEASSPPLVLLHGGGQTRRAWSRTGPRLAALGWRVIAPDLRGHGTSEWSADGDYGLHLFAEDVRALVAELGHRPILIGASLGGLSSLLAAGEAPRAAIRALVLVDVAHRPDPRGVRRIIEFMRRRPDGFASVGEAAAAVSAHLPHRPPPDDPEGLRNNLRRHGDRWVWHWDPRILDSFDGRTDPPGMADRLLDAARHADVPILLVRGGISDVVRADVAEQFCDRVPNARRVEVADAGHMVVGDRNEHFVDAIVPFLEGIE, encoded by the coding sequence ATGACGGCCGGCGCACTGCCACGCCCCCGAAGCTTCGTGGGCCGCGGCGGGATCCTGCTCGCGGCGGACGAGTGGGGCGAGGCGTCCTCGCCACCTCTTGTCCTGCTGCACGGCGGTGGCCAGACGCGACGTGCCTGGAGTCGGACCGGCCCTCGACTGGCCGCGCTGGGGTGGCGGGTCATCGCCCCGGACCTGCGCGGGCACGGCACCAGCGAATGGTCGGCCGATGGCGACTACGGCCTCCACCTGTTTGCCGAGGACGTCCGGGCACTCGTCGCCGAACTCGGCCACCGGCCGATACTCATAGGTGCCTCGCTCGGGGGCCTGAGTTCACTGCTTGCCGCCGGAGAGGCACCCAGGGCGGCGATCCGCGCTCTGGTGCTCGTCGACGTAGCCCATCGACCGGACCCCCGCGGGGTTCGCCGGATCATCGAGTTCATGCGCCGCCGACCGGACGGTTTCGCCAGCGTCGGGGAAGCGGCCGCGGCCGTCTCCGCCCACCTGCCACATCGCCCACCCCCGGATGACCCCGAGGGGCTACGGAACAACCTGCGACGCCACGGCGATCGCTGGGTCTGGCACTGGGACCCCCGGATACTGGACAGCTTCGACGGCCGGACGGACCCGCCCGGCATGGCGGACCGTCTCCTCGACGCCGCGCGCCACGCCGACGTGCCGATCCTGCTCGTCCGCGGCGGGATCAGCGACGTGGTGCGCGCAGACGTCGCCGAGCAGTTCTGCGACAGGGTTCCCAACGCGCGGCGCGTCGAGGTGGCCGACGCGGGGCACATGGTGGTCGGCGACCGGAACGAGCACTTCGTCGATGCGATCGTCCCGTTCCTGGAAGGGATCGAGTGA
- a CDS encoding DUF6193 family natural product biosynthesis protein, with protein MPWLGAALSGHAETLTDVAQALDDWQRGDALTVIAGRRVWLAASPRAVAHEEGRAVEYAWDVARAATAGQRNAPLVEGAYNTPELRQLAPFVTHGTLTFHRSPMPPFSHDLFEIGPAENNSWRVGSRQTSLGTHTVVTTVAEAIALVVEALPPDCKPAIQASDSELD; from the coding sequence ATGCCCTGGCTGGGAGCGGCTCTCTCCGGGCATGCCGAGACGCTGACGGACGTGGCGCAGGCGCTCGACGACTGGCAGCGTGGCGACGCACTCACCGTGATCGCCGGCCGTCGGGTGTGGCTCGCCGCCTCCCCCCGCGCAGTGGCACACGAGGAGGGACGCGCAGTCGAGTACGCGTGGGACGTGGCGAGGGCCGCGACCGCAGGCCAGCGGAATGCTCCCCTCGTGGAAGGGGCGTACAACACCCCGGAGCTGCGCCAACTCGCCCCGTTCGTCACCCACGGCACGCTCACATTCCACCGTTCCCCCATGCCGCCCTTCTCCCATGACCTCTTCGAGATAGGCCCCGCCGAGAACAACAGCTGGCGGGTCGGCAGCCGACAGACATCACTCGGCACGCACACCGTTGTCACCACCGTCGCCGAAGCGATCGCCCTGGTCGTAGAGGCGCTGCCCCCGGACTGCAAGCCGGCCATCCAGGCCAGTGACTCCGAACTCGACTAG